The proteins below come from a single Cricetulus griseus strain 17A/GY chromosome 6, alternate assembly CriGri-PICRH-1.0, whole genome shotgun sequence genomic window:
- the LOC100771984 gene encoding olfactory receptor 1L4 gives MNNHNSSISDFILLGLSSNPQMQKPLFAIFFIMYLVTVGGNVLIILAIHSDSRLHTPMYIFLSILSFMDICFTTVIVPKMLVNLLSETKTISYTGCLIQMYFFIALANTDSYLLASMAIDRLVAICNPLHYDVVMRPQRCLFMLLGSCTISHLHALFRVLLMSRLSFCASHVIKHFFCDTQPVLKLSCSDTSSSQIVVMTETLAVIVTPFLCILFSYLRIIVTVLRIPSAAGKWKAFSTCGSHLTVVALFYGSVIYVYFRPLSMYSVVKDRVATVVYTVVTPMMNPFIYSLRNKDMKRGLRKLRDRLHSQKCQF, from the coding sequence ATGAACAACCACAACAGCAGCATCTCGGACTTCATCCTACTAGGTCTCTCTTCTAACCCCCAGATGCAGAAACCCCTTTTTGCCATCTTCTTCATCATGTACCTGGTCACTGTGGGGGGGAATGTGCTCATCATCCTGGCCATCCACTCTGACTCCAGGCTCCACACCCCCATGTACATTTTCCTCAGCATCTTATCATTTATGGATATCTGCTTCACAACAGTCATTGTGCCCAAGATGCTAGTGAACTTGCTCTCAGAGACAAAAACCATCTCTTACACAGGATGTCTCATTCAGATGTACTTCTTCATAGCTTTAGCAAACACTGACAGTTACCTACTGGCCTCCATGGCCATTGACAGACTGGTGGCCATCTGCAACCCTTTACATTATGATGTGGTGATGAGGCCACAACGCTGTCTCTTCATGCTCCTGGGCTCTTGTACCATCTCCCACCTGCATGCCCTGTTCCGTGTCCTTCTCATGTCTCGCCTCTCATTCTGTGCCTCCCATGTCATTAAGCACTTTTTCTGTGACACCCAACCTGTGCTGAAGCTCTCCTGCTCTGACACATCCTCCAGCCAGATTGTAGTCATGACTGAGACCCTGGCTGTCATCGTGACCCCCTTCCTATGCATCCTCTTCTCTTACTTGAGAATCATTGTCACTGTGCTCAGGATCCCCTCTGCAGCTGGAAAATGGAAAGCCTTCTCTACTTGTGGCTCCCACCTCACTGTAGTGGCCCTGTTCTATGGGAGTGTCATCTATGTCTACTTTAGACCTCTGTCCATGTACTCAGTGGTGAAAGACCGGGTAGCCACCGTTGTGTACACAGTAGTGACTCCTATGATGAATCCTTTCATATATAGCCTGAGGAACAAAGATATGAAGAGAGGTTTGAGGAAGTTAAGAGACAGACTTCACTCACAGAAATGTCAATTCTGA
- the LOC100772267 gene encoding olfactory receptor 1L4: MTVWHQYKKPPYTTLEQEYLLRAAILRENQSHMTEFLLLGLTSDPKQQVWLFAGFLAMYLANVIGNSVIIAAIRGDTHLHTPMYFFLSNLSLVDICFTTVIVPQMLVNLLTQRKTILFTQCLAQMYFFVAFGITDSFLLAAMAIDRYVAICNPLHYTTTMSPRRCRLLVMVSWAVSHLHSLTHTILMGRLSFCGANVIHHFFCDVQPLLTLSCSDTSINELLAFTEGSIVIMSPFIFIVISYAYITRSVLRVPSVGGRYKAFSTCGSHLTVVTLFYGTIISVYIRPSSTYSVTKDRVVTVIYTVVTPMLNPFIYSLRNKDMKQALKKLTRRT; encoded by the exons ATGACAGTATGGCATCAATACAAGAAGCCTCCTTATACAACGCTTGAACAGGAATACCTCCTAAG GGCAGCAATACTCAGGGAAAACCAGAGCCACATGACAGAATTCCTTCTTCTGGGACTGACCAGTGACCCCAAACAACAGGTATGGCTTTTTGCTGGCTTTCTTGCCATGTACCTGGCCAATGTGATTGGCAACTCAGTCATCATTGCAGCCATCCGGGGAGATACCCACCTACATactcccatgtacttcttcctctccaaccTATCCCTGGTGGACATCTGCTTTACCACTGTCATTGTGCCACAAATGCTAGTAAACTTGCTAACTCAGAGAAAGACGATCCTCTTTACCCAGTGCCTCGCTCAAATGTACTTCTTTGTGGCCTTTGGTATTACAGACAGTTTCCTCTTGGCTGCAATGGCCATTGACCGTTATGTTGCCATCTGCAATCCACTTCATTACACCACAACCATGAGTCCCAGGCGCTGTCGCTTGCTAGTGATGGTATCCTGGGCAGTGTCCCATCTTCACTCACTCACCCATACGATTCTTATGGGCCGCCTTTCTTTCTGTGGAGCCAATGTTATCCATCATTTCTTTTGTGACGTGCAGCCACTGCTGACACTCTCCTGCTCTGACACCTCTATCAATGAGCTTTTGGCCTTCACAGAGGGCTCTATCGTGATCATGAGCCCTTTCATCTTTATTGTCATCTCTTACGCCTATATCACTCGGTCTGTTCTGAGGGTCCCCTCAGTGGGGGGAAGGTACAAAGCATTCTCTACCTGTGGGTCTCACCTCACAGTTGTGACACTATTCTATGGAACCATAATATCTGTGTACATTCGCCCCTCATCCACCTACTCGGTGACAAAAGACCGAGTGGTCACTGTCATCTACACAGTAGTTACCCCCATGTTGAATCCTTTCATATACAGTCTTAGGAACAAAGACATGAAACAGGCCTTGAAAAAACTGACTAGAAGAACATAG
- the LOC100768631 gene encoding olfactory receptor 1L4, protein MNHSSSTSDFILLGLSSNPQMQKPLFAIFFIMYLVTVGGNVLIILAIHSDSRLHTPMYIFLSILSFIDICFTTVIVPKMLVNLLSETKTISYTGCLIQMYFFMALGNTDSYLLASMAIDRLVAICNPLHYDVVMRPQRCLFMLLGSCTISHLHALFRVLLMSRLSFCASHVIKHFFCDTQPVLKLSCSDTSSSQIVVMTETLAVIVTPFLCILFSYLRIIVTVLRIPSAAGKWKAFSTCGSHLTVVALFYGSVIYVYFRPLSMYSVVKDRVATVMYTVVTPMMNPFIYSLRNKDMKRGLRKFMGKVHT, encoded by the coding sequence ATGAACCACAGCAGCAGCACCTCAGACTTCATCCTACTGGGTCTCTCTTCCAACCCCCAGATGCAGAAACCCCTTTTTGCCATCTTCTTCATCATGTACCTGGTCACTGTGGGGGGGAATGTGCTCATCATCCTGGCCATCCACTCTGACTCCAGGCTCCACACCCCCATGTACATTTTCCTCAGCATCTTATCATTTATAGATATCTGCTTCACAACAGTCATTGTGCCCAAGATGCTAGTGAACTTGCTCTCAGAGACAAAAACCATCTCTTACACAGGATGTCTCATTCAGATGTACTTCTTTATGGCCTTGGGGAACACTGACAGctaccttctggcctccatggccatTGACAGACTGGTGGCCATCTGCAACCCTTTACATTATGATGTGGTGATGAGGCCACAACGCTGTCTCTTCATGCTCCTGGGCTCTTGTACCATCTCCCACCTGCATGCCCTGTTCCGTGTCCTTCTCATGTCTCGCCTCTCATTCTGTGCCTCCCATGTCATTAAGCACTTTTTCTGTGACACCCAACCTGTGCTGAAGCTCTCCTGCTCTGACACATCCTCCAGCCAGATTGTAGTCATGACTGAGACCCTGGCTGTCATCGTGACCCCCTTCCTATGCATCCTCTTCTCTTACTTGAGAATCATTGTCACTGTGCTCAGGATCCCCTCTGCAGCTGGAAAATGGAAAGCCTTCTCTACCTGTGGCTCCCACCTCACTGTAGTGGCCCTGTTCTATGGGAGTGTCATCTATGTCTACTTTAGACCTCTGTCCATGTACTCAGTGGTGAAAGACCGGGTAGCCACCGTTATGTACACAGTAGTGACTCCTATGATGAATCCTTTCATATATAGTCTGAGGAACAAAGATATGAAGAGAGGTTTGAGGAAGTTTATGGGCAAAGTTCACACATAG